One genomic window of [Clostridium] scindens ATCC 35704 includes the following:
- the tadA gene encoding tRNA adenosine(34) deaminase TadA: MHSIDEKYMKEAIRQARKAYAIGEVPIGCVIVYKDKIIGRGYNRRMADKNTLSHAELIAIRKASRKMGDWRLEECTMYVTLEPCQMCSGAIVQSRMSRVVVGCMNPKAGCAGSILNLLQMTEFNHQAELTTGVLEEECSQMMKDFFKELRSRRTKKE, encoded by the coding sequence ATGCACAGTATTGATGAGAAATACATGAAAGAAGCAATCAGGCAGGCTAGAAAGGCTTATGCCATAGGGGAGGTTCCCATAGGCTGTGTGATTGTTTATAAGGATAAGATAATTGGAAGGGGATACAACCGGAGGATGGCCGATAAGAATACGCTGTCTCATGCGGAACTGATCGCCATCAGAAAAGCCAGTAGGAAGATGGGTGACTGGCGACTGGAAGAATGCACGATGTATGTAACGCTGGAACCATGCCAGATGTGCTCCGGCGCTATCGTGCAGTCCAGGATGAGCAGAGTGGTAGTTGGATGCATGAATCCCAAGGCAGGATGTGCCGGATCCATCCTGAATCTGCTGCAGATGACGGAATTCAACCATCAGGCAGAATTGACAACCGGCGTGCTGGAAGAAGAATGCAGCCAGATGATGAAGGACTTCTTTAAAGAATTACGGAGCCGCAGAACAAAAAAGGAGTAA